TTGCTTTGTTGCTACTATTTgatgtaatattttttttattttagtccTTTGTTTGTTTATATGTACTTGTTGATGCGCATAGAAGGATcgcagttcgagggattcaaagagcaaggctttgaagactttTAGCAGCAAGAGCAATTTTAGGAAGGCAAGTCGTGCCCTTAGATCATAATTTGATCTTATGCAACCTTTACTTTTATGTTCAACATGTGATGTTCAATACACATATGCTTGCACTTCAAatatataaacatgatgggtcaTATTTAAGTGTGCCTAGTTTCATCCCTGCACTTtgatcaacctgggtttacTTTATTGTTAggtagttcttgcttagttgctctaactgggcacggtggtattaatgaaccaatacttaaacttattttatttatgctatacttTCCATCAATACAATATCACcatgtttaattggaacatggagaaccatcTAGGAAAGCAGTACAACCATAAGAACTACAtagctctggtcttggctaattaattagaaactctagtttgtggtAGCTTTACCTGAAATGGGCAAGAGGGGGAGATAGTAGTTGGTGTATAGTCTGGTCCTCAGattgatctgctctatggtagcttcgcagtttGAGAAAGATTTATACATtgcgctgatcatgaaaccttagcgagctaTCCTTATTAGGGAATATTTGTAAAGCTCTCGTAGCATCCCTACGCAATCACACATCGGAAGTATAGTATTGTGCCTAGTTTGCATAaaatggttgggtctaaagttcttttgaacttttatgcgacttgtggtgaaagtgtacaacctctgcagagtgtaaaactgttgTAACAGCCATGCTTACGGTCAAGAGCGGTATGGACCTTCACATAATTAATTTATCggaagttgaattaaattgatgttatttattgttgttatttttattatgttcatgcttaatgTGTAACGTGGGTGTATAAATTTATActtagtaattgctaataaaatttgaccgaCTAATTAAAATGCTGAAAAATTATTAAACTATAgtcttacactacacattccccATGCTTGCTAAATACCAACCATAAATGTACTTATCCTTGCTAAAACCGTTGttcagaccaagtcaactttgaAGAGGTTCCTGAAGGTTTTAAGGAGTTCTAGACGTACGTATGCCACCAGTCAACTGACCGTGGAGTCTTCGTCATCGTTGGAGTTCCGCTGTTTATTCAAATTAAGGATTTTttgtcatgtaataaatttaacACTCCCTCTTTATGTTTTGGCACTGTCTATGATATTTTACTGTGAAGTCGTTGTATGTGTGAAAATTGATCCTGACTTATGTGTGATTTATTCATCTAGTTTTGCGCTGGTGTGACAACATGCCATTGCCTAACGTGTCATAACTGTCAAGGACCAGTAGTCGTTATGTTCAATCGTGTTCCTGCGCATAGTACTCTTTTCGTCTTCTACTCGGCTTCTGACTGTCACATGGACAAGATGTCAGCCAGCGACAAGATGAGGACAGCTTGCGTCACCGGAGGGAGCGGGTACATCGCCTCGGCGCTCATCAAGATGCTGCTGAATATTTAGTAGCTCATGATAATAGTTTTGTAGTAATaaagttttattttttcatCGAAGATTTCACATTAATTCCCACGAGATCcactagaaaaaaaagagataaatgttaaaaattctcaaaaaattaaaaatatcaaacatcaatcctatAATCTCTAATAATCATAACCTTTGATCtgttatattttctaaaaagttacccaccactatcattatgaaaaatattcaaaaataaactctaaacctatattCAAATTACCAAGCTCagtcattataaaaataatctaaactAACcgcataatcttcatccaatttactcatacaTCTCATTataaaagcataacttaaaatatcatttaaaaataacctaaagtaaacacctaaattttATTACATTTATCTCAGAAATATTCagaagtaaactaatatatgattttaaattacctatttatgtcattgttaatatagaataCTAAGTTAATATATATagatacacatgatgagtgtcaccatttgaccatttatacatgtatgtgaggaattgatgaaaaatattgattttcatGCTAAACATAGTGTGTGGAGGTGCGATACGAAATGAAAAAAAGTGtggatgtggatgaaaaagtgtatagagtaatatttaaaaaaattaatcatAACCGGAAAAGATAAGCACATATCTATATAAATATTAtgttgaaatattgaaaaaaatgagggagtaataggtaattttttttgattattagttaggaatttaatttttatataattttcaaatataatagcttttaaaAGTATTTGCCTATGCGGGaacacgggttgatggactagttaatTTTTAATTGAATTAGTTTTATACAATGCATTGTTTCATTCATTGATGTTTCTTaggctacatgcaagacacaaactgtgttgaAAATAATGTATACATGGTTTCATCACCATTTCACCTCTCTCTTCATTAACTctttgccacatcatcaaagGTAACATGGCACTCTCAAAATAAAATTCCCATGGTAAAaatttagccctatcacatcggatgttcggatactaattaggaggattaaacataagctaattacaaaactaattgcagaacccctagactaaatcgcgagacgaatctattaagcctaattaatccatcattagtgagtggttactgtagcaccacattgtcaaatcatggactaattaggcttaatagattcgtctcgcgatttagcctaggggttgtgtaattagttttgtaattagtctaggtttaatactcctaattagtgtcaaacattcgatgtgacgggcaCTAAAATTTAggctcctcctcccaaacaccggGCGGAGGCTCTTCATTTGATTGAGCACACTGGGATTGGCCCACTCTGCTGCCCAGGCAGGGTCCTTTCGTACGAGGACCATGTGGCAGACCACTATTGAACAAATgataaatggtgacacatttATCTTCTTGCTATGCATTCTTTTGCTTTTCTTGTGgcaactgtttttttttccgccACAAACCGTTAGTCTACATCTTGTGTGGCCTACACTAAAAAAATCGAAGCTAATAGTTGTGGCGAGCGAGCCAGCCAGTGAATCCTCCTCTTTCAAGCGACTGGCGATGTCGGCAGCCggcgagaagaagaagacggcATGCGTGACCGGAGGGAACGGGTACATCGCCTCGGCTCTGATCAAGATGCTGCTGGAGAAGGGCTACGCCGTCAAGACGACGGTCAGGAACCCCGGTTCGATTCCTTCCTTGAACCCTCTTATCGAACGTCAGCGAATTGCTGCACATCTGCATTAACTGTAGTTTTGATCCTGAAACCCCAGATGACATGGCGAAGAACTCCCACCTCAAGGACCTGCAAGCGCTTGGCCCCCTGACTGTCCTCCGCGCCGACCTGAACATGGAAGGCAGCTTCGACGAGGCCGTCGCCGGCTGCGATTACGCCTTCCTCGTCGCCGCGCCGGTGAACCTCTCGTCAGGGGAGGAGGATCCAGAGGTGCAGCAGACGTGACCACCAGTTGTGAAGCTTCGTTTAATTCGATCGATTTCTTCTTTTTGTGATACCGCCGATGGCAAGCTGATTCGAAAAGCTGTTTTGAGCTTGATGAATTGATTGAATTCAGAAAGAGCTGATCGAGCCCGCTGTCCGGGGAACGCTGAACGTGATGAGGTCGTGCGTGAAGGCCGGCACGGTGCGGCGCGTGATCCTGACCTCGTCGGTGGCCTCAGTCTACATCAGACCGGAGCTGCAAGGCAACGGGCACGTCCTGGACGAGGATTCCTGGTCTGACGTCGAGTACCTCAGGGCCGAGAAGCCACCATTGTGGTGGGCGTACTGCGTGTCGAAGGTCCTCCTGGAGAAGGCGGCGTGCCGGTTCGCGGAGGAGCACGGCATCAGCTTCGTCACCGTCTGCCCCGTCTCCACCGTCGgcgaggcgccggcgccgatcgTCAACACCAGCGTCCCTTGCTGCCTCTCATTTCTATCCGGTGACGAGGCAGCGCTCGGCACGCTCAAAGGAATCGAGAGGACCTCCGGCGCGCTGCAGCTGGTCCACGTCGACGACCTCTGCCGCGCCGAGGTGTTCGtcgccgaggaggcggcggccgcggggaggTACGTCTGCTGCGCCCTCAACACGACCGTCGTCGAGCTCGCGCGTTTCCTGGCACGGAAGTACCCGCAGTACGGCGTGAAGACAGACTTGTAAGAATCGGCCCGGGATCACTTCCGCAGCGGAGATCATTGTTGTTCGTAGTGGTTTTATTGTGAGCTCTGATTCCTGATACTCTGCAGCACCGACGATGATCAGCTCCTGGAGAAGCCGAGAGTGAGCGTGTCGTCTGCCAAGCTGGTTAGGGAAGGGTTCGAGTTCAAGTACAGGACCCTGGACGAGATatacgacgacgtcgtcgagtACGGCAGGGCACTCGGAATTCTGCCCTACTGATGCTGATGATGCTCTGCTCCCGACAGATTGTACTCATGCTAGTCATGCTCTACAAAAAGATTGTTCAAGATGTTTCGCAATCCTGTGGTGTTTTTATCTCGGCATGTTATTCATGCTCGCCAACATTGTTGGTAGTTTAAGGTTGAGATACTTCATAAACACGATTTGCTGCTGCACCCGGTTCGCCAccggcatttcgtcgaacaaaTCCCTGTtcgccttcctcctcgccgccgcttccgcctcCGCATTCTCTGACGGTGGCAGCCACCTCCCGTTCACGCTCCTCCCCGCCGATCCCGCTGCGCGGATCCGTGGGCGAGTGACTGTCCGGCGATGCCGAGCTGGGCCTCGGTCACCACGGCCGCGCCCCTGTACGCGTCCGGCGGGTACATCAGCTACGGCGCGCTGAGGCGCGACCGCGTGCCATgctcccgccgcggcgcccgcagGGACGGAGACCGCGGTCGGGTACGTGTGCTCGACGGAGGGGAGCGCGGAAGGGGCAGCGGcgagcccgcggcggcgcgtTCTCGCCGGCGCGGATATTTACAAAGTGCCCCCTCATCTGGATCGCGATCATTGTTTGCAAAATGCGCCCGTGTATTTTCATATagccccctaatttggatcgcgattattgatcgcgatccaaattagggggttatttgaaaATACCCGATCCGAGTATTTTGCAAACCACCCCTGATTTGGACAACAAGCTCCTTCGTCTCCTCCGGCCGCCccctcggctcctcctcctgcccgcccggcgccgccgtagTCCCCGCCGGGCCCACCCTTCGTAGCACCGACTGGAAAGATCTACACGACTACACGAGCGTTCCCCCGCCTGCCTCTCCTTGCTATCCGGTGAGATCGAAGCCCCAACGCCTCGTTTCGGCAGGTTCAGTGTGGATGACGATACATTATGCCTGGCGGTTTCAGGCGACGAGGCGGCGTTCGGCATGCTGAAAGACGTCGAGATGGCCTCCGGCGCGGGGCTGCTGGTGCATGGTGCACGTCGACGACCTGTGCCGACGTGCCGTGCCACGGTGTTcgtcgccgaggaggaggcggccgcgggGAGGTACATCTGATGCGGCCTCGACACCACCATCGTTGGGATCTATCGCACGTTTCCTCGTAAGGATCGTTTTCAGAGCTCTGAATTCTGACGGTTGGCCTGCAATGAAGTCAGTGACAATGTAGTTCAAACTTCGTCCGTGCCGTTTTGCAGCCATATCTGAAAGCGCACTTGCATTCGTTACAGAATTTGTTGCCTATGGTAAGAAAAAGTACTCTCCTCTAGTTACAATTTTGTTGCTATAAGCATTGAACTCTCCCTCCTTTTCTTAGGCGTCCTCTCCAATTTTGTTGTTTCTTCTGCATTTAGGTTCTTTGTAGCCTGAGCACGAAATCTTCGGAACCAACTGTATTATACTCTTCATCCTGATTTGAGTTTTCCGAGCTCATGCCATCCTATTATAAAATACGATCAAATTGCTAAATTCACGATATCTCTTAAATGCCGTAAAAAGGCTCAATGTAGGAATGTAGAAAATATATCTGGTACCCGGTGAAGAAATTGACCTGCTGGTGAGAAGGCGACGCCAACGGTCTGTCGCCGGTTGGCACGGTTGCCTTGGGCGCACTGGGCATGCATCAACCTACCGTTCAACGGTTCAAGCGCCACCCAACCGATGTTTgtgtgtatatgatgcagcaTGCAGGTTCACGGACAGTCACAGCTTTTGCCTTCAGCAAATCTCACTGCTGCAATTCCGGTGAGCTAGTGGGTTCTGGGCTGTGGGCGAGTTCTCATTTCCCCGCCTGCCAGGAGGTAGAGGTGGTGATCGGCGATGTCAGCTGGTGGCACGAAGAAGAAGGCGTGTGTGACCGGAGGCAACGGGTATATCGCCTCGGTGCTCATCAAGATGATGCTGGAGAAGGGCTATGCCGTGAAGACGACGGTCAGGAACCCCGGTTCGGTTCTTCTTGTTCCTTAGTTTTTTCTTCAGTATCTAGTGGATAAACCTTCTACAGTTCTACTGCGCCGGCATCTTCAGATGTTCTTGGGTAAAGAACGAGTAAAAAATAATAATCTGAACTAATGTTGCGCTTAATAAGCTTGGCTAAAGAACGCAGGGTAAGAATTGTTGGTCGCTGGTTTAGGCTCTGAACGTGCTACGTATTTGTGATTCTGAATCCCAGATGACATGGAGAAGAACTCCCACCTCAAGGACCTGCAGGCACTTGGCTCCTTGGAAGTCCTCCGCGCCGACCTGGACGACGAAGGCAGCTTCGATGAGGCCGTTGCTGGCTGCGACTACGCCTTCCTCGTCGCCGCTCCGGTGAACCTCCATTCAGAGAATCCTGAGGTGCGCAAAGTAAACGTCACCACTTGTCAGCGCAATTCTTCTTTTGTGATGGCATGCATAACTCGTTATGTTGGTGGTGGCAGAAAGAACTGATCGAGCCTGCTGTCCGAGGAACCCTGAACGTGATGAGGTCGTGCGCAAAGGCAGGGACCGTGAAGCGCGTGGTCCTGACCTCGTCGGCGGCCGCCGTCTCCAGCAGGCCGCTGCAAGGCGACGGGCACGTGCTGGACGAGAACTCCTGGTCCGACGTCGAATTCCTCACTGCCAACAAGTCCGGCCCCTGGGTAATACTAACACATGTCATGTCCCCCTTCTCGTCTGAAACGGAGTGTTCAGTCAAGCAGATGTGCAACATTTTTACTAAACAATGGAGTAATGTTCAGCCCAGTGTTGAACGCACCAATCATTTGCTTATGACGATCATGGCACCGTGCTTGCGTTGCATCGCAGGGGTATCCGGTCTCCAAGGTGCTGTCGGAGAAGGAGGCGTGCAGGTTCGCGGAGGAGCACGGCATCAGCCTCGTCACCGTCTGCCCCGTTCTCACCGTCGGCGCGGCACCGGCGAAAAAGATCCACACGAGCGTCCCCGCCAGCCTCTCCTTGCTGTCCGGTGCGCCAAGCTCCCGTGCCCTTCACTCCTCACACAGTCACACAACTCGGCAGATTGGGTATTTCGGTTGATGACACAAGtggttttccattttttttttcaggggaCGACGCAGCGTTCGGGGTGCTGAAAGGCGTCGAGATGGCCACCGGCGGTGTGCCGATGGTGCACGTCGCCGACCTGTGCCGCGCCGAGGTGTTCGTCGCCGAGGAGGACGCGGCCTCCGGGAGGTACATATGCTGCGGCGTCAACACGACCGTCGCCGAGCTCGCCCGTTTCCTGACAGAGAAGTACCCGCAGTACACCGTGAAAGCAGATCTGCTGTAAGGATCGGCTTCAGAGCTCTTCTGACGATTTTTGCACCGATGACTGATACTGTTTGTTTGCACGTTTGCAGCTCCGGTGAGCTCCTCGAGAAGCCGAGAGTGAGGCTGTCGTCGGCGAGGCTGGTGAAGGAAGGGTTCGAGTTCAAGAAGAAGACGCTGGACGAGATATACGACGACGTGGTGGAGCACGGCAAGGCCCTGGGGATTCTGCCCAACTGATACTTCCTCTGCCTTCCATCCGTAACAAGAAGGGATAGCACCAGCTTGCAGTGAAGTTGGGAAATAAATCTATGCTACCTGATGTACGCTAGCTGAACTGTCGAGGTTCAAGTCAGTTTGTATAAAATTTGGTTCTGTAGTTTTGTGTTCCTGCATGCAATAACTTTCGGGTCAAAAACTCGTAGACCTTCAAGACCTGGTAAACTAAAGATATCCGGTGTTAGCTTACGACAGtgaaacatatattttttttaatctggAACCACATCAAAATAGGTCATTTTCAGTATAATTAATTCGTGTGTTAAAACCAAATTTGCATTTTTCAAATAAAACATGCATACGCACACCCTTTTCAATCAAATTAATGTGAAAGTTACATTACCTAGAAAGATGAAAATATTTCAACCTTGCAATGTAAGTCAGTAGTGTCGCTTTTTTTCCCTTCTAGCAACAACCAAATTATTTAAACATCATTTTCTCTTCTTGGCAACTTACTTCTGGCGTTTAGTTCAAATAGCTCAAGATTTGAAGCCTCTTCTATTCTATATGGTAGGAACTAGCTTTTGCTAGGCCGATCAAACCACTGCCGCTCTTGTGTTAAACATTTAGCTTTGTCACGATGACATTTATTGTGTTTGACAAGAGGactgccttttcttttataaagTTGATTTTGTTGGTATATATATGGATTTAGA
This portion of the Setaria viridis chromosome 7, Setaria_viridis_v4.0, whole genome shotgun sequence genome encodes:
- the LOC140223374 gene encoding anthocyanidin reductase ((2S)-flavan-3-ol-forming)-like, which gives rise to MSAAGEKKKTACVTGGNGYIASALIKMLLEKGYAVKTTVRNPDDMAKNSHLKDLQALGPLTVLRADLNMEGSFDEAVAGCDYAFLVAAPVNLSSGEEDPEKELIEPAVRGTLNVMRSCVKAGTVRRVILTSSVASVYIRPELQGNGHVLDEDSWSDVEYLRAEKPPLWWAYCVSKVLLEKAACRFAEEHGISFVTVCPVSTVGEAPAPIVNTSVPCCLSFLSGDEAALGTLKGIERTSGALQLVHVDDLCRAEVFVAEEAAAAGRYVCCALNTTVVELARFLARKYPQYGVKTDFTDDDQLLEKPRVSVSSAKLVREGFEFKYRTLDEIYDDVVEYGRALGILPY
- the LOC117864856 gene encoding anthocyanidin reductase ((2S)-flavan-3-ol-forming), with the protein product MSAGGTKKKACVTGGNGYIASVLIKMMLEKGYAVKTTVRNPDDMEKNSHLKDLQALGSLEVLRADLDDEGSFDEAVAGCDYAFLVAAPVNLHSENPEKELIEPAVRGTLNVMRSCAKAGTVKRVVLTSSAAAVSSRPLQGDGHVLDENSWSDVEFLTANKSGPWGYPVSKVLSEKEACRFAEEHGISLVTVCPVLTVGAAPAKKIHTSVPASLSLLSGDDAAFGVLKGVEMATGGVPMVHVADLCRAEVFVAEEDAASGRYICCGVNTTVAELARFLTEKYPQYTVKADLLSGELLEKPRVRLSSARLVKEGFEFKKKTLDEIYDDVVEHGKALGILPN